One Frankia alni ACN14a DNA window includes the following coding sequences:
- a CDS encoding response regulator transcription factor, with translation MRVLLVEDDHGVGGAIKDVLDARGHPVEWVTRGADALLRHRNADLLLLDLGLPDISGLEVLRRLRRLAATPVLVLTAMGTHERDIVRGLRLGADDYLIKPVRMDELLARMEAILRRTERGGATPVGRVQVNDIAIDLDTHLVTVAGEEVVLTRIEFEILAVLARKAGAAVSREQLLDEVWGDAYVAVSRTFDVHLSKLRKKLGRPSPLHNIRGFGYRLGD, from the coding sequence ATGCGTGTGTTGCTGGTCGAGGACGACCACGGCGTCGGCGGCGCGATCAAGGACGTCCTGGACGCGCGCGGCCACCCGGTCGAGTGGGTGACCCGGGGAGCGGACGCCCTGCTCCGTCATCGCAACGCTGACCTGCTGCTCCTTGACCTCGGGCTGCCGGACATCAGCGGGCTGGAGGTGCTGCGTCGCCTGCGCCGGCTGGCCGCGACCCCGGTCCTCGTCCTGACCGCGATGGGCACCCACGAGCGCGACATCGTGCGCGGCCTGCGTCTCGGCGCCGACGATTACCTGATCAAGCCGGTGCGGATGGACGAGCTGCTCGCCCGCATGGAGGCCATCCTGCGCCGCACCGAGCGCGGCGGTGCCACCCCGGTCGGGCGAGTGCAGGTCAACGACATCGCCATCGACCTCGACACCCATCTGGTGACGGTCGCCGGCGAGGAGGTCGTGCTGACGCGGATCGAGTTCGAGATCCTCGCCGTGCTCGCCCGCAAGGCGGGCGCGGCCGTCAGCCGCGAGCAGTTGCTCGACGAGGTGTGGGGCGACGCCTACGTGGCAGTGTCGCGGACGTTCGACGTGCACCTGTCGAAGCTGCGCAAGAAGCTTGGCCGGCCCAGCCCGCTGCACAACATCCGCGGCTTCGGCTACCGGCTGGGCGACTGA
- a CDS encoding sensor histidine kinase: protein MRRRLLIVLIVAGLGALAAFAVPLLYTTSAERSDRFVSRRTADINRFAELALTGSDQLEPEIDAHADLYGDAVAVVDAAGHPIVSRGDLGDLASGGQVAQAIDAALRNQRQASLPDIRPWSSGRVLFARPVGNGVEVSGAVVLVSSRDRAAADVGRVWGHVLLGVLAVAAVFATVILLIVRWVLRPITQLEHGLRAVGKGVVAAHVPPQQGPSEVRTLLTSFNRMSDAVADSARRQRALIDDTSHQLRNPLMAMRLRMDMLAGSLPDEARDTYASMVAQAGRLQVLLDGMRALAVADAAATELAAHPATPAACDASATVLERIDFWLPAAAARDVTLVDRVPAEPIPLLCADTDLEQIVDVLIDNAIKYAPGSTVTVTVTARWPSGRGRVTVADDGVGVPPGELPHLTERFRRGNHDLSGSGLGLAIAERLVTNNGGRLILETVTPHGLSVAAELPVGERPTSPPADSAPAGTPANGGRGSGLPGFSRSGGADTMPTIWLPRSQRRRARRRDDPARATTPGAAS, encoded by the coding sequence ATGCGCCGGCGGCTGCTGATCGTCCTCATCGTGGCCGGTCTCGGTGCGCTCGCCGCGTTCGCCGTTCCGCTGCTCTACACCACCTCCGCGGAACGCTCCGACCGGTTCGTCAGCCGGCGCACCGCCGACATCAACCGGTTCGCCGAGCTCGCGCTCACCGGCTCCGACCAGCTCGAACCGGAAATTGACGCGCACGCCGACCTCTACGGCGACGCCGTGGCCGTCGTCGACGCGGCGGGCCATCCCATCGTCTCCCGCGGCGACCTCGGCGACCTCGCAAGCGGCGGGCAGGTCGCCCAGGCGATCGACGCGGCGCTGCGCAACCAGCGCCAGGCCAGCCTGCCCGACATCCGGCCCTGGTCGTCCGGGCGGGTCCTGTTCGCCCGGCCGGTGGGCAACGGCGTCGAGGTGAGCGGTGCGGTGGTGCTGGTGTCGAGCCGGGACCGCGCCGCGGCGGACGTCGGGCGGGTGTGGGGGCACGTCCTGCTCGGCGTGCTCGCCGTCGCCGCGGTGTTCGCGACGGTGATCCTGCTGATCGTGCGTTGGGTGCTGCGACCCATCACCCAGCTCGAGCACGGCCTGCGGGCGGTCGGCAAGGGGGTGGTGGCGGCGCACGTGCCGCCGCAGCAGGGGCCGTCGGAGGTACGCACGCTGCTCACGTCGTTCAACCGGATGTCGGACGCGGTCGCCGACTCCGCGCGCCGTCAGCGGGCGCTCATCGACGACACCTCTCACCAGCTGCGCAACCCGCTGATGGCGATGCGGCTGCGGATGGACATGCTGGCCGGCTCGTTGCCGGACGAGGCGCGCGACACCTATGCCTCCATGGTCGCCCAGGCCGGGCGGCTGCAGGTCCTGCTCGACGGCATGCGCGCGCTCGCGGTCGCCGACGCGGCCGCGACCGAGCTCGCCGCCCATCCCGCGACTCCGGCCGCCTGCGACGCGAGCGCGACGGTGCTCGAGCGGATCGACTTCTGGCTGCCCGCCGCCGCCGCCCGGGACGTGACGCTGGTCGATCGCGTCCCGGCGGAACCCATCCCGCTGCTGTGCGCCGACACCGACCTGGAGCAGATCGTCGACGTGCTGATAGACAACGCCATCAAGTACGCCCCCGGCAGCACGGTGACCGTGACGGTGACCGCCCGCTGGCCGTCTGGGCGGGGCCGGGTGACCGTGGCCGACGACGGCGTCGGCGTGCCGCCCGGCGAGCTGCCGCACCTGACCGAACGGTTCCGCCGCGGCAACCACGACCTGTCCGGCTCCGGGCTCGGCCTGGCGATCGCCGAGCGGCTGGTGACCAACAACGGCGGGCGACTCATCCTGGAGACGGTGACGCCGCACGGGCTGTCCGTGGCCGCCGAGCTGCCCGTCGGGGAGCGGCCCACGTCCCCGCCGGCCGACTCCGCGCCCGCGGGCACGCCGGCGAACGGCGGGCGCGGCTCGGGGTTGCCCGGCTTCTCGCGGTCAGGCGGGGCCGACACGATGCCGACGATCTGGCTGCCCAGGTCCCAGCGCCGCCGGGCCCGACGGCGCGACGACCCGGCGAGGGCGACGACGCCCGGAGCCGCCTCGTGA
- a CDS encoding TAXI family TRAP transporter solute-binding subunit — translation MTASRRAVLLGTLAVGATAVTVASAGGCSSDDPTVSIAAGEPDGFYIEFANLLRPLLHAQVVPTLGSVQNIRSVSAGTADLGLALADALDAAQKGLPAFGRPVRLSALGRVYENYMQLVVRADSPVRAVPDLAGRAVSLGANGSGAALFGERLFATAGVMLGQARHLSLKDAVGALREDMIDAMLWSGGVPTEVLAQADREWGIRLLELGAYVPELRRRYGRYYNEVALPAGTYRAAGAVHTVGVPNLLVTGPHCPDRVVRNTVRVLVEHAGQLVPKQARGTQYLDVGNLINTEPLPLHPAAAETYRALRG, via the coding sequence GTGACCGCCTCTCGCCGCGCGGTGCTGCTCGGCACCCTGGCAGTCGGGGCCACCGCCGTCACCGTCGCCAGTGCCGGCGGCTGCTCGTCGGACGACCCCACGGTCTCGATCGCGGCCGGGGAACCCGACGGCTTCTACATCGAGTTCGCGAACCTGCTCCGCCCGTTGCTGCACGCCCAGGTGGTTCCGACGCTCGGCAGCGTGCAGAACATCCGCAGCGTCTCGGCCGGCACGGCGGACCTCGGGCTCGCCCTCGCCGACGCCCTCGATGCCGCGCAGAAGGGTCTGCCCGCCTTCGGCCGCCCGGTGCGGCTCTCCGCGCTCGGCCGGGTCTACGAGAACTACATGCAGCTCGTCGTGCGCGCCGACAGTCCGGTGCGGGCCGTGCCCGACCTGGCCGGCCGGGCCGTGTCGCTGGGTGCCAACGGCTCCGGCGCCGCACTGTTCGGCGAGCGCCTGTTCGCCACGGCGGGGGTGATGCTCGGCCAGGCGCGCCACCTGTCCCTCAAGGACGCCGTGGGCGCGCTGCGCGAGGACATGATCGACGCCATGCTGTGGTCGGGCGGCGTTCCGACGGAGGTCCTGGCCCAGGCGGACCGGGAGTGGGGCATCCGGCTGCTGGAGCTCGGCGCCTACGTCCCCGAACTGCGCCGCCGCTACGGCCGGTACTACAACGAGGTCGCCCTGCCCGCCGGCACCTACCGGGCGGCGGGCGCCGTGCATACGGTCGGCGTTCCGAACCTGCTGGTCACCGGGCCGCACTGCCCGGATCGGGTGGTCCGCAACACCGTGCGGGTGCTGGTCGAGCACGCCGGGCAGCTCGTGCCGAAGCAGGCCCGGGGCACCCAGTACCTCGACGTCGGCAACCTCATCAACACCGAGCCGCTGCCGCTGCACCCGGCCGCCGCCGAGACCTATCGGGCGCTGCGGGGATAG
- a CDS encoding ABC transporter permease, with translation MIGRSLRLSARSVDGMITALALPIMLMLMFVYLFGGALRTGIDYVDYVVPGVLLVCAGFGAATTAVTVTSDLTTGVIDRFRSMDVSGAALISGHVVASVVRNLVSTALVVAVALAIGFRPSAGVGGWLVAGGVLALFVLALSWLSATIGIVAGSPEAANGFTFFVSFLAYPSSAFVPVDTMPSWLRGFARDQPVNTVVETTRAALTGEPVGSIAWHAVAWSLGIIAVSVVASSVLFNRRIR, from the coding sequence ATGATCGGCCGCAGCCTGCGGCTGTCCGCGCGCAGCGTCGACGGCATGATCACCGCACTCGCACTCCCGATCATGCTGATGCTGATGTTCGTCTACCTGTTCGGCGGGGCGCTGCGGACCGGCATCGACTACGTGGACTACGTCGTGCCCGGCGTGCTGCTGGTCTGCGCCGGCTTCGGGGCGGCGACCACCGCTGTCACCGTAACCAGCGATCTGACCACCGGCGTGATCGACCGGTTCCGATCGATGGACGTCTCCGGCGCCGCGCTGATCTCGGGGCACGTGGTGGCGAGCGTGGTGCGCAACCTCGTCTCCACCGCGCTGGTGGTCGCCGTGGCCCTCGCGATCGGCTTCCGCCCGTCCGCCGGGGTCGGCGGCTGGCTGGTGGCCGGGGGCGTGCTGGCGCTGTTCGTGCTGGCGCTGTCCTGGCTGTCGGCGACGATCGGGATCGTCGCCGGTTCACCGGAGGCGGCGAACGGGTTCACCTTCTTCGTCAGCTTCCTGGCCTACCCGAGCAGCGCGTTCGTCCCGGTCGACACGATGCCGTCCTGGCTGCGGGGCTTCGCTCGCGACCAGCCGGTGAACACCGTGGTCGAGACGACCCGCGCGGCGCTCACCGGCGAGCCGGTCGGCTCCATCGCCTGGCACGCGGTGGCGTGGAGCCTGGGCATCATCGCGGTGTCAGTCGTGGCTTCGAGCGTGTTGTTCAACCGCCGGATCCGCTGA
- a CDS encoding ATP-binding cassette domain-containing protein codes for MSTDLAIEAVGLAKSYGSTSVLDHVDLRVSRGGVFALLGPNGAGKTTTVRILGTLTRADAGRVRVAGHDVGTQRREVRRRISLTGQYAALDEAQTGEQNLRMMGRLLHLPPHLARRRAAELLERFDLTAAGRRRVETYSGGMRRRLDLAASLVGEPEIIFLDEPTTGLDPRSRAAMWEIVSELATAGVTVFLTTQYLDEADRLADRIAVVDGGRVVAEGSAAQLKEQVGGRRLDVELTAAAGPEAFATVVHQLGSRAVTADPARRTLGIATDGTAAHVRALLDEIDAGRDRVARFDVHGTTLDDVFLALTARPAPTETRPTPTEIRPTAIEKGSTRV; via the coding sequence ATGTCCACTGACCTGGCGATCGAGGCCGTCGGGCTGGCCAAGTCCTACGGCTCGACCTCCGTGCTCGACCATGTCGACCTGCGGGTGTCCCGCGGCGGCGTGTTCGCGCTGCTCGGCCCGAACGGCGCGGGCAAGACCACCACCGTGCGGATCCTGGGCACGCTCACGCGCGCCGACGCCGGCCGCGTCCGGGTCGCCGGCCACGACGTCGGCACCCAGCGTCGCGAGGTCCGGCGGCGGATCAGTCTGACCGGCCAGTACGCGGCCCTCGACGAGGCGCAGACCGGCGAGCAGAACCTGCGGATGATGGGCCGGCTGCTGCACCTGCCGCCCCACCTGGCCCGCCGGCGCGCCGCGGAGCTGCTGGAACGGTTCGACCTGACCGCCGCCGGCCGGCGCCGGGTCGAGACCTACTCCGGCGGGATGCGCCGCCGGCTGGACTTGGCGGCAAGCCTCGTCGGCGAGCCAGAGATCATCTTCCTGGACGAGCCGACGACCGGGCTGGACCCGCGCAGCCGGGCCGCGATGTGGGAGATCGTCAGCGAGCTTGCGACCGCCGGCGTCACCGTCTTCCTCACCACGCAGTACCTGGACGAGGCCGACCGGCTCGCCGACCGCATCGCGGTCGTCGACGGCGGGCGGGTGGTCGCCGAGGGGTCCGCGGCGCAGCTCAAGGAGCAGGTCGGCGGGCGCCGCCTCGACGTGGAACTGACGGCCGCCGCCGGGCCCGAGGCGTTCGCGACGGTCGTGCACCAGCTCGGCTCGCGCGCCGTCACCGCCGATCCGGCCCGGCGCACCCTCGGCATCGCCACCGACGGCACGGCGGCCCACGTGCGCGCCCTACTCGACGAGATCGACGCCGGCCGTGACCGCGTCGCCCGCTTCGACGTGCACGGCACCACCCTGGACGACGTCTTCCTCGCCCTCACCGCCCGCCCGGCGCCCACTGAGACCCGCCCGACGCCCACCGAGATCCGCCCGACCGCCATCGAGAAGGGAAGCACTCGTGTCTGA
- a CDS encoding TetR/AcrR family transcriptional regulator has translation MAGSPGPGGDPASAPAASGVAPAASAGVPSGSGSVPAASAVGARPQAPGVFALPPAVEMLWGIRERPSRGPRRGLSLERIVAAAVDVAQADGIGALSMSRVAAELGAATMSLYRYVAAKDELLLLMVDAAMGSPPGPREPDDGWRAGLSRWAQGARAAYDRHPWALRVPISTPPLGPNMVAWMDDGLRCLAHTPLTEQQKLSSVLLLSGFVRNEATLSADLKAASGGEKMMPGYGALLSRLIDPAVFPSLQRAIDSGSLDDDDDMDGEFDFGLARLLDGIAVLVDRLATP, from the coding sequence ATGGCCGGCAGCCCCGGACCGGGAGGCGACCCGGCCAGCGCGCCCGCGGCATCCGGCGTCGCGCCCGCGGCATCCGCCGGCGTGCCCTCGGGCTCGGGCAGCGTGCCCGCGGCCTCCGCTGTGGGCGCCAGGCCGCAGGCGCCCGGCGTCTTCGCCCTTCCGCCGGCCGTCGAGATGCTCTGGGGGATCAGGGAGCGGCCGAGCCGCGGACCCCGCCGAGGGCTCAGCCTGGAGCGCATCGTCGCCGCGGCGGTCGACGTCGCCCAGGCCGACGGCATCGGCGCGCTGTCGATGAGCCGCGTCGCCGCGGAGCTCGGCGCCGCGACCATGTCGCTCTACCGGTACGTCGCCGCCAAGGACGAACTGCTGCTGCTGATGGTGGACGCTGCGATGGGCAGCCCGCCCGGCCCGCGCGAGCCCGACGACGGCTGGCGGGCGGGTCTGAGTCGCTGGGCGCAGGGCGCGCGGGCGGCGTACGACCGTCATCCCTGGGCCCTGCGCGTCCCGATCAGCACCCCGCCGCTCGGCCCGAACATGGTCGCCTGGATGGACGACGGCCTGCGATGCCTGGCGCACACCCCCCTGACGGAGCAGCAGAAACTGTCCTCGGTGCTGCTGCTGAGCGGTTTCGTCCGCAACGAGGCCACGCTGTCTGCCGACCTGAAAGCGGCCTCCGGCGGGGAGAAGATGATGCCGGGCTACGGCGCGCTACTCTCGCGGCTCATCGATCCCGCGGTGTTCCCCTCGTTGCAACGCGCGATCGATTCCGGCTCGCTCGACGATGACGACGACATGGACGGCGAGTTCGACTTCGGCCTCGCCCGCCTGCTTGACGGCATCGCCGTGCTCGTCGACCGCCTCGCCACGCCCTGA
- a CDS encoding serine/threonine-protein kinase: protein MTEGSPGALVAERFRLVEMLGRGGFGTVWRAFDEKLRADVALKGIRRPADLSEAERDEIETRLERECQISAALRKCPHVVTTLDVVRDVDDDPWIVMDYYPSQSLRAVLDREGRLALAETAAIGTCVLAALVATHAAGVVHRDVTPANILLGTDGSARLTDFGAALRTTDQRITVGALGVPGFVAPEVLTGRSPQPVADVFALGVTLFTAAEGRPPFDSVTWAEAASAQPGRAAATTARSGPLGPLFDRMLMPDPAARPTAEQALAAIWEFLDGAAGDVTADPFATETLDSTETLDSTEDLGQAEDPDGTDGTDDLDGTGAAEDLGFTEDPAGTGDLDRREATKGRALQGLGEGAASFPERRLSRVALLAVGLILLFASGIVPAGLGGGFNLWDPWHLLSVAVPVVAAFALFWRAAQPTGHLAIDADRISTERGWYHFTIHWSRIDTARVAAGKLAVTLMEGDIPVQTSQYERIWPLPRYNARTGVLTVCRLSRFRGATPAAVSAALDATAWPHV from the coding sequence ATGACTGAAGGGTCACCGGGGGCGCTCGTCGCGGAGCGTTTCCGGCTGGTCGAGATGCTCGGCCGGGGCGGGTTCGGGACCGTGTGGCGGGCATTCGACGAAAAGCTGCGGGCGGACGTCGCCCTGAAGGGAATTCGGCGCCCAGCCGACCTGTCCGAGGCCGAACGGGACGAGATCGAGACCCGGCTGGAAAGAGAATGCCAGATCTCCGCCGCGCTGCGGAAATGCCCGCATGTCGTCACGACCCTCGATGTCGTCCGGGATGTGGATGACGATCCGTGGATTGTCATGGACTATTACCCTTCCCAGTCGTTACGGGCGGTGCTCGACCGGGAGGGGCGGCTGGCGCTGGCCGAGACCGCGGCCATCGGAACGTGTGTACTGGCGGCCCTTGTGGCCACGCACGCGGCGGGGGTCGTGCACCGCGACGTCACCCCGGCGAACATCCTGCTGGGTACGGACGGCTCGGCGCGGCTGACCGACTTCGGGGCGGCGTTGCGCACGACCGATCAGCGGATCACCGTCGGCGCTCTCGGCGTGCCCGGCTTCGTCGCGCCGGAGGTGCTGACCGGGCGCTCCCCGCAGCCCGTCGCCGACGTGTTCGCGCTCGGGGTCACGCTGTTCACCGCCGCCGAGGGCCGGCCGCCTTTCGACTCCGTGACCTGGGCCGAGGCCGCGTCGGCCCAGCCCGGACGGGCGGCGGCGACGACGGCCCGGTCCGGCCCGCTCGGCCCGCTGTTCGACCGGATGCTCATGCCCGACCCGGCCGCGCGGCCCACCGCGGAACAGGCGCTCGCCGCGATCTGGGAGTTCCTCGACGGCGCCGCCGGCGACGTGACCGCAGACCCGTTCGCCACAGAGACCCTCGACAGCACGGAGACCCTCGACAGCACAGAGGACCTCGGCCAGGCGGAAGACCCGGATGGAACGGACGGAACGGACGACCTCGACGGAACGGGGGCCGCGGAAGACCTCGGCTTCACGGAAGACCCTGCCGGGACGGGCGACCTCGATAGGAGGGAGGCCACGAAAGGGCGGGCGCTGCAGGGGCTGGGCGAGGGTGCGGCGAGTTTTCCCGAGCGGCGCCTGTCGCGGGTCGCGCTGCTCGCGGTGGGCCTGATCCTGCTGTTCGCGTCCGGAATCGTGCCTGCCGGTCTCGGCGGTGGTTTCAACCTCTGGGATCCCTGGCATCTGCTCTCGGTCGCGGTGCCGGTCGTCGCCGCGTTCGCGTTGTTCTGGCGGGCCGCGCAGCCCACGGGACATCTCGCGATCGACGCGGATCGGATCTCGACGGAACGCGGGTGGTACCACTTCACCATTCACTGGAGCCGGATTGACACGGCTCGGGTGGCAGCCGGAAAGCTCGCCGTCACCCTGATGGAAGGGGACATACCCGTACAGACTTCCCAGTACGAGCGGATCTGGCCGCTGCCGCGCTACAACGCCCGCACCGGCGTGCTCACCGTCTGCCGGCTCTCCCGTTTCCGGGGCGCCACCCCGGCGGCGGTCTCCGCGGCTCTCGACGCCACCGCCTGGCCGCACGTCTGA
- a CDS encoding pilus assembly protein TadG-related protein, whose protein sequence is MPGGGSAKDAGAGCPAIPDGEKHMPGDLRRNPATGERAGIGERAATGERAATGGADGGTILILTLGYLMVAAMLVVVVTDVSAVYLARRSVASAADGAALAAAQRIDENAIYTARDAFQELPLADINATVAQYQQQSDPSGRTTLTSNLVDATTVEVEGSRLVDLPVVGYLGVGPVTVRAGAQAQSVVRQPAAP, encoded by the coding sequence ATGCCGGGCGGCGGATCGGCGAAGGACGCCGGTGCGGGGTGCCCGGCGATCCCGGACGGGGAGAAGCACATGCCTGGTGACCTGCGGCGGAACCCGGCGACCGGTGAGCGGGCCGGCATCGGTGAGCGGGCCGCGACCGGTGAGCGGGCCGCGACCGGCGGCGCCGACGGCGGGACGATCCTCATCCTCACGCTCGGCTACCTGATGGTCGCCGCGATGCTGGTTGTCGTCGTGACCGACGTGTCCGCCGTCTACCTGGCTCGCCGGTCGGTCGCCTCGGCCGCGGACGGCGCGGCGCTCGCGGCCGCGCAGCGCATCGACGAGAACGCGATCTACACGGCGAGGGACGCCTTCCAGGAACTCCCGCTCGCGGACATCAACGCGACCGTCGCGCAGTACCAGCAGCAGTCCGACCCGAGCGGCCGCACGACCCTCACCTCCAACCTCGTCGACGCGACGACGGTGGAGGTGGAGGGTTCGCGCCTGGTCGACCTGCCGGTCGTGGGCTACCTCGGGGTCGGGCCGGTCACCGTGCGGGCCGGGGCACAGGCACAGTCGGTGGTCCGCCAGCCCGCTGCACCATGA
- the prfB gene encoding peptide chain release factor 2: MAVDLSEEIKQLDATLSGIESVLDVEGLRRRAEELERQAADPDLWSDQDRAQVVTRRLSSTRGDISRVEGLRRRLDDIAAAADLGDDDLLAEAAADLPALNGDISALEVRTLLSGEFDERDAIVQLSAGAGGVDAADWTAMLLRMYLRWAERHGYPTEVFDTSEAEEAGLKSATFQVKAPYAYGTLRSEHGVHRLVRISPFDNQNRRQTSFAGVEVTPVVELSDHVDIDDKDLRIDIFRSSGPGGQGVNTTDSAVRITHLPTNIVVTCQNERSQLQNKAAAMIVLQAKLLERRRAEEAAAKQRITGGPQDVSFGSQIRNYVLHPYQLVKDLRTDTETSNTGGVLDGELDNFIDAEIRWRRAVENQA; encoded by the coding sequence ATGGCCGTCGACCTGTCCGAGGAGATCAAGCAGCTCGATGCCACGCTGAGCGGCATCGAGTCCGTTCTCGACGTGGAGGGGCTGCGCCGTCGCGCCGAGGAGCTGGAGCGGCAGGCCGCGGACCCCGACCTGTGGTCTGACCAGGACCGGGCGCAGGTCGTCACCCGGCGCCTGTCGTCGACCCGCGGCGACATCTCCCGCGTGGAGGGGCTGCGCCGCCGGCTCGACGACATCGCCGCCGCCGCGGATCTCGGCGACGACGACCTGCTTGCCGAGGCTGCGGCCGATCTGCCGGCGCTCAACGGCGACATCTCCGCGCTGGAGGTGCGCACGCTGCTGTCCGGCGAGTTCGACGAGCGGGACGCGATCGTGCAGCTCTCCGCGGGTGCCGGCGGCGTCGACGCCGCCGACTGGACGGCGATGCTGCTGCGGATGTACCTGCGCTGGGCCGAGCGCCACGGCTACCCCACCGAGGTCTTCGACACCTCCGAGGCCGAGGAGGCGGGCCTGAAATCCGCCACCTTCCAGGTCAAGGCCCCCTATGCCTACGGGACGCTGCGCAGCGAGCACGGAGTGCACCGGCTCGTGCGCATCTCGCCGTTCGACAACCAGAACCGGCGGCAGACCTCCTTCGCCGGTGTCGAGGTGACCCCGGTCGTCGAGCTGTCCGACCACGTCGACATCGACGACAAGGACCTGCGGATCGACATCTTCCGGTCCTCCGGCCCGGGCGGCCAGGGGGTCAACACGACCGACTCGGCGGTCCGTATCACCCACCTGCCCACCAACATCGTGGTCACCTGCCAGAACGAGCGCAGCCAGCTCCAGAACAAGGCCGCCGCGATGATCGTGTTGCAGGCGAAGCTCCTGGAGCGGCGTCGCGCCGAGGAGGCCGCGGCCAAGCAGCGCATCACCGGCGGCCCTCAGGACGTCTCCTTCGGATCGCAGATCCGCAACTACGTCCTGCACCCCTACCAGCTCGTGAAGGACCTGCGTACCGACACCGAGACCTCGAACACCGGCGGTGTGCTCGACGGCGAGCTCGACAATTTCATCGATGCCGAGATTCGGTGGCGGCGGGCCGTCGAGAACCAGGCGTGA
- a CDS encoding polysaccharide deacetylase family protein codes for MTTLATALPGAASGVLDEAPPMPLPVLMYHSVGDSVSADFRRWEVPPGLFAEQLGALAASGYHLTGLTDALAHPHRRQVAITFDDGFEDFVTTALPALQTADAGATLYIPTAYAGRRATWLDDYTERNLPLLGWSDLADLAGEGIELGSHGHRHLELDVVPTALARYDVTASRRMIEEKTGRSPDSFSYPFGYHCASVRHVVAAAGFDSACEVGYRLHQPTQSRFGISRLVVDRAAGAADILRLVSLGHRDALTSARRGLRSGWRAYRAARWRLGRDG; via the coding sequence GTGACCACCCTGGCGACCGCGCTGCCCGGTGCCGCCTCCGGCGTGCTGGACGAAGCGCCTCCGATGCCCCTGCCCGTCCTGATGTACCACAGCGTGGGTGACTCCGTGAGTGCCGACTTCCGGCGCTGGGAGGTCCCGCCGGGCCTGTTCGCCGAGCAGCTCGGCGCGCTCGCGGCCAGCGGTTACCACCTCACCGGGCTCACCGACGCGCTCGCGCATCCGCACCGCCGGCAGGTGGCCATCACCTTCGACGACGGCTTCGAGGACTTCGTGACGACGGCCCTGCCGGCCCTGCAGACGGCCGACGCCGGGGCCACCCTCTACATCCCGACCGCCTACGCCGGCCGGCGCGCCACCTGGTTGGACGACTACACCGAACGAAATCTCCCCCTGCTGGGCTGGTCCGACCTGGCCGACCTCGCGGGGGAGGGCATCGAACTGGGCTCGCACGGTCATCGCCATCTCGAACTGGACGTGGTGCCCACGGCGCTGGCCCGCTATGACGTGACCGCCAGCCGGCGCATGATCGAGGAGAAGACCGGGCGCAGCCCGGACAGCTTTTCCTACCCCTTCGGATACCACTGCGCGTCGGTTCGGCACGTGGTCGCGGCGGCGGGATTCGATTCGGCCTGCGAGGTCGGTTACCGGCTGCATCAGCCGACCCAGTCCCGTTTCGGCATCAGCCGGCTGGTGGTGGACCGGGCGGCCGGGGCGGCCGACATCCTGCGCCTGGTTTCCCTCGGGCACCGCGATGCGCTCACGAGTGCCCGGCGCGGGTTGCGGTCCGGCTGGCGGGCATATCGCGCGGCGCGCTGGCGGCTCGGCCGGGACGGCTGA